The DNA window atataaaaagttatcccccattgtggccccgccctaccccaagggaccatgatttgaaaaacttgaatctacattatctgaggatggctacacgccaatttgagctttattggccaaatagtttttaaaagaattttttttaaagattttctctatatattcctatataaaaatttatcccataattgtggccccaccctacccccggggaccatgatttgaacaaacttgaatctacacttcctgcggatgcttccattttaatttgagcttttctggtctaatagattttgagaagaagatttttaaagattttctctatatattcctatgtaaaacttgacccccctcttgtggccccaccctaccccgggggaccatgatttgaacaaactttaatctacactacctgaagatgcttccattttaatttgagcttttctggccattaagtttttgagaagaagatttttaaagaatttctctatatattcctatgtaaaaatggatccccaaattgtggccaaaccctacccccgaggactatgattttaacaaacttgaatctacactacctgaggatgctcccattttaatttgagcttttctggccttatagttttttagaagaagatttttaaagatgttctctatattttcctatgtaaaacttgatccccctcttgtggcccctccctacccccggggaccatgatttgaacaaacttgaatctacactacctgatgatgcctccacacaagtttaagcttttcaggccgaatagtttttgagaagaagatttttgaaaaataccaacaaattttcaataattctcaattatctcccctttaaaaagggcgtggcacttcatttgaacaaacttgaatccccttcacctagtggtgctttgtgccaaatttggtttaaatctgcccagtggttctcaagaagaagatgaaaatgtgaaaagtttacaccgacgacgacgacaacgactacagacaatggacaaattgtgatcagaaaagctcacttgagcctttggctcaggtgagctaataatatAGGAATGGGGTAATTGAcaatgaacttggttggtcacatgatcaaatcctgtgaagcccgaagggatttgatcacgtaccaaccaagtttatatcccggtgaactttttaacattgctgtttataatttatgtttacctttaaaaattgcaaacagTTTAGAATCATTATATTAACAGTATTTTCATGTTTACAATATTGCAACCTCAAGCGATAAGCCCGTGTGGTTATCATTTTGATGTCACGAAAatgttcatacagaattgaaccttttcgctattctataggttcatataaggaagcatatttgcaaatgtaaatattcccAATTAATTTTTGCtcacagaaaaaaaactatgaagCATAAAATGCTGATGACTATAATATCATACCGCGTGTACCTCCGGATGGGAAGGAGGGCATGGAACTGAACACATTGGACGGCTGGGCATCCACGGAGACCTGAGAATCCAGACGGCTCGGAAACTTACTCTGGGCCATAGCTTATCCGGCTTATCTCCTTACAAATGTCAAATCCTGTCAATAAGAAGGACATTCTTTTGGATTCaatctttcatttaattattttatataactgAAGTAAAATTGCATTTGTGCATTTAGATTTCTCTCACTGACTTGGCCATTGATCCTGATCAACCCAGTCACTGGGCATGTCACATTGTACTTTCAGAGCAAACCTGGCAAGAGTTTACAGTGTACTCTTTTATGTATTCAATAGACATGCATGATTTGGTCTTGTGTTGTCCTCGTCCATAATGCTctcttttttattacatttattaattaaactaGTGACATTAGCCTTTATTACCCTATTCAATATGTGTACCTAACCTGGCTAAAGTAATACTCAGTAAAACAAAACATGCACAGATTCCTCAATTTCCTATCAAAACCTtgggaaatattttaaacatagtgttcttaaacaatatacatgtacaatcgaTATTGTCTCTCTAATCTGGAATTTACAGAACTACAGCCTAATGGTCAGTCATCCTGAATACTGTAAATGAACCTGGCATTTTATTATGCATTTGtggtacatatatgtatttggcagtttaaaattcatatttcagCGAGTTCATGGCATGGATTTCATTAAACATATTTCTCAATGTTCATGccataatatttcaattttgacacagtcataTATATACGCATGTCATTTACTTATACGACACATGaataattgatttaaattaacTATAGCTGCCTTCGGCCAGAAATACATAATAGAATACTAGCCAACTGTAATATGCTTACAGTATTTAACTGCTGGTATGCAGAATTTCAGTTCAGATTGCAGATACATTAAACTTCCACAACagtcaaatttgaatttatcacAAATTGTAGTTTATTAAAAACAATCATCTCCATAATTAACCATGATAACCAGATgataagaaatctgtttttgttcttgtaatttttttaaaattaattataggtaaaatgttaatgaaaaaaatcttggatATTATATAtcgaatataaaaataaatgaatatagtTTTCAATTGAACCCCCAAATGATGtttggaatttttaatttagtcAAAATATGAGGGAAAAGAGACCCTGGAACAGCTGAGGATAGAATATATGTGTATAGAGTAAGAATACACTTTAGACTAAATTGTAGTAGTTGGGGGCAATTATGGATTGTGGATATCAGCCTGGTAAATCAGTGGCATAGAGTTACAAGAGGTCTGGAGTTTGATTCTCAGTCCAGCCATTGTATTTATAGGTTCATTCCTCCTTTCCTACTACAGATGGTGTACTTGCCTTCCTTATTACATAGGCTGTGTTATTTATAAGTGCTGTGTTGTCTTTGAGGACAgagtataattatatttttaggaGTAAGGAATGTAGTAGCTAAGGCTAACATAAACAATGGAATTAGACAGCTTAATTCTAGAGCTCCTGGCTGGAGTTAAAGGAGTCATGGGTTTCATTCTCTGTCCAGTCATAATTCCTCCTTTTCTACTACAGACTTCACATTTCAATTCTAGTTTCAATATATGTCACCACAGGCTTACAATGGAATATGTCTTaagtaaacaagaaatattttacagtaGGAGAAATGACAAAGGTTCTGTGGGTGTAGAAATAAGAAACTTACCAGCCTTTCAGTTTAACAATATCAACGGAAAGGGGGTGATCCGCTCCTTTGACTCAGTCCTTAAGCTTACTTTTGACGTTTTGTAAAAGGAGTCCAGGAGCGGATCGTCACAGCCATTGGATAGCAATGATGTCACTTAAATTACTAAACTACCcttttacaatactttaaataCAATTCAGTAAAATAAGTCAAACTTTAACTGATCATTATTCGATGGTGCATGATGTCATGTCACCATCTTGTCAAATCGCTAGGCGGAAGACCATTTCTCACCTTAAGGATTGATCTCTACCATGTCAGTTTGTCTCTATCATCTCTGGAACAGAGACATTAGTCATTCAGTGACCAGTAATAAATGGAGATTCCCTGTATTTGTAGTTTCTTTAGTTTcgtttgtgtaaaaattccGCATTGACTTCTAGAACGGAAGAGGCTATATTTATCCAGGGTTGCCACTCATTTCGTCCTCCAATTAAACTGCTCCTGTCAATCCGCCCCTTTAAGTCAATCAGTTCGGACCCACTAGTTGTATTGTTGTTGACTAAATTTGCCGAGAAAATTCTTAAAATCtctcaaaattatgaaaatccaTGGGGGAGGGGTAGTATTCCTTGTAACTTATCCCCGTTGTTATTacatgccccccccccaaaaagtgtgtgtgtagggggggggggggggggcgaccccctgatacccccccccccccccccccccaaaaggCTAAGtcacgagttcgaatcccaTTGCGGCTATCagttttaccttttaaaaatatttaaaacattatatttttattgcaaaatttgaaaattccaaACCGGTGAAAGTGTACGTTCATCCACATTAACATTTACAGGTGTCCAATATTACCTTAATAAATGGATTATTCTATCTGCATCGGAGCCTTCACAAATCCTAAAGTGGAATAATTAAAATTTGGGAATTGTTGACCAACTCCTGGGGAAAATACATTGGGGAATCCAGGATTTGTTGAAAGGGGTCCGGGGCGGCCGGGGGTCTGGGGCCGCCTTGAGGCCCCCGTTGGGTCCAGGGCAAAGCCCTGGTGGGGGATCCAGGAGGGCGAAGCCCCCGAAAGCTCCCAGGTTTTGAGGTGTTTTAAGTTAGACTTAACATATTATAAGAacgataaaaaaacaaaaattaatttgacatttttctaggtcttatctattttttaaaaaatttgatcacaAAAGGGGGACCCTCCCTCCCCTTCTAAATCCGCCAATGGTTTATGTGGATGGATTGGACAATTGTTGGTGACAGATTGACTGGGGTAACAAAACTTATCGAGAAATTGGTAATTATAGAATTCCAGAAAATCCCGACTCGCCGCAGTATTTAACCGGAAATCATAAATTATTAGATTATTCTTAAACACTTCATTtgcaagaaaataaaataagaactATTGTTCCTTCATATTAGCTGTCTTTCATAAAATCAACATATCAATATTCCATtcaattaacagttttaaattcaaaattcatgaATGGAATGATATCCCTCTAATTTATCGGAAGTATGTTTACCATGAACTGCATGAAACTGAACCAGAATATGAACCACAATGATACCATAATAAATCAcaatgaactacatgtacagtttaTATGCAAAGTCACAATgctaaaaaaatgttatgagcTATATCGACTAGATTTTGCTACAATTTAACGCCGTGCGTTTATGATGAATTTATAGAATATTATATGAATCATTATGATTAATCTATACCCGGTAATTGTTTTAGGCCTATGTAGAAACAGTTCATTTAGACATGATATTCTTAACCAATTCTTTTTCATATACCGGACTTGACCCTGGTTCTATGAATTGAAAAAAGGGCCGGTAAAGGGCCAGGGTGAGAGGACAGGATAACGAGACTTGTGCCGCATCTGATTATATTAAACATACATcatttactgaaaaattaaattgcgTGACAAAGTAATGATTCAGCGATCATTCTGATGTTTTTCAAATGAACAATCGACACCGGCTCGGTGTTCAATTTCCTACTTTTACCCTGTCCCCTTATTTACTacgtatttatattataaagttaTTTGTCCAAGGTATGATATGTGTTCCTATATATGAAATtaattgaacaaataaaaacattctgaCAAAATTTTAGGTTGTACAAAATATGCCATATTAACGCACTTTCGGTTCTGAAGTTATTTATAGTTTAGACAAAAGGAAATGGACGGGAATCCCTGCAATGAAAATGgtaatttacaaacaaatttaaCCAACAATTCTTCTGATATCTCCAATCATTTAACATAACAGataattatttgtttactttttaacCTGGTCTGTTAAACGTGACATCAACGACAAGAATGTTTTCGTTGTCAAGAGTGTACTTTCATTCTGTTTATGAAACCctcattgatattttttaacactggatgtattttttaaaagtaaacgtATCCATATGTACATAAATTACGATAACCCATAAAAATTTACatctaatatttacatctattatCAATATAGCTGAAAATTAGACATATTAAACTAGCTTCTCGTTGTGACTTCCGTTTTatcaaactctttttttttagattatcgAATACAAGGAATTCTTCGCAAAAACAATATAACAGACGAAGATGTTGAAAACTGGTTTCAAAGAAAAGCGAAAATTAAAGACGTTGTATTGAGCGTTAGTCTGACTGTCTGGCGGAAGTCTTTGGACCAACGTTTTCCGTCAAGCGTGGACGCTTTTATCTTTGCACACAATAAAAATCATTCCATCGCCATAGAAATTcagaaccattttaaaaagattttgttcCAACTTGaaccaaaaattgaaattttctcgAAAGAGTCGTGGACACCCGTCGACAATGGTTCCATGCATTTTAAAACCAACGACGGTAAAGAGGTGTCGGCTTCTTTAGGGTTTTTGGTGGTGACCCCAGAGTTTTGCACAGAGGAATGGGGAACACTGTCCGGACAACCGTTCTTTCAAAGGGCCATGTATGACAAAGACGTAACCATTGTCCCCGTTTTAGTGAATAACCCACGTCATATGAAAGAAAGAATCCCGCTCGGAATAAAATGCTTGAGGTCCGTTGACTTTTACAACAAAGATGACATTATTTCTCAGAAAACAGTAGACACCTTTTTAAAGCCAGCGATTAAAAGCAGAGTGAACAAAGAGAAGGAAGAGCTAAGAAATCAGATCTATTGGTTGTACTGGAAAGTCATTGCTAAGTTACCGGAAATTAAGGAATACCACTATCCATGGTCATACCCTCAACACAAGAGATCTAGAATGCCTTCACAGGATGATTCGGATTATTACTCACATAGCACCTACCAATCATACAGCCAACAATCCTCTTCACCGAACGGAAAGGGAGACCAAACCACTGGACAGGGCTTCAATAGCGATTCTGCTTACGGCAGCGATGAGCGCAACAGCCAGTGGGCAGAGTCCACAGGTTCGGCGCCATGTGAAGATGAAGACAAGACAAGTCTCCATTCCAACCAGTCAGCAGACGATATGAATGACCTCCCACACGCGCCATCTCTAAATCTTCGCTCTTTGAGCGAGTCAATGTCAACGGTGAAATCACACAAACACAGGACCCATTCACCATTATACAGAGATATTGGTGAACAGCGATCGTCAAATGGAACATCATCATCTCAGGACGAAACGGACGTCAAGAGACAATTTTCCCACACCACTAAACCTAATACACCTAAAACAACATCGTCATGCTCAAATTCGGATTTCAGTATCCAAAACTCAACAAAATCAAACGCTTTATTCAATACAAAGACAGCATCAGAACATCGCTTGCCAGTTGCTGTGGAGGTTGAATGCAACAATCTTTTAACTTTATCATCGCACAACTCAAGCATAAACATTCCATCAACAGATATTCAAGATGCATCAGAAGTTCCAAACTCAAATCTAAGCTCCAGGTCATCGTCAATTGACCAAAGAAATAGAAGCAACAGGAGAGAAACAACACAAAACGAATTCAAGCAGTCCCCAACACCTCAACCGATCAATGTCAGTAACACGCTTTGGAACTCTCATTCGATAACTAGTTCGAACATCCATCGGCCTGCATTTAACCATGGTCATCCACAACCCCAGCCTCTACAAGTGCAAATTGACAAATTACCATCCGTAGATTTAACTTCAGGTGATATGTCGACTTCAGAACCGCCATCAAACCATTCTGCGATGAGCAGACGATCAGTAAGCAATAGCTTTCACCCTCCTCCAAGTCCACATGAGATTTTCATTAACTCATTTCCATCAGACGTAGAAGAGACAAGTACTAGTAACCTCGCATCTGCCAAGACCGCTCCTTTATCCGCCCGTGACGTCACACATTGCTTCGTCTCTGCTCCTTCGTCAGGATATTGGGATTCACAAAGAGAGAAGATGGTCAATGTCGTTAAACCTTTTTCCTCTCTCAATCATCATCATGAAGACGAggacgacgatgatgatgaagaCGACGTTATTCGCAATGATTTTTCACCGCCTGATGCACATGCTGAAGAAACGTTCGTTAAGCAGTAAGATAACGTGCAAAACAtggattttgaattaaaattaaaaaaaaaaagcttacaCTTTAGATGAGTAGCTCAAGTTTTAATATGGCACGTGGTTTAACGATTGGATTAATGAAATGAAAGCTTCACGGGCATTACGTACACGGTGTTTTATTCTATTAGCCGTACCCCGATACTGGAGACTTTGGAGAGGTTCAGTGGGGCAGTGTAgacttacatgtatacagtgCTCATGGATGTAGTAAAAGAAACtcaaaaaattattgtaaatatatgagCTGATGTTAACAAACTTTTGTGAATGCGTGGAATTGTTCACTTTTTGGCATTAGTAATTTTGAAGTGTTAACATGTACTTGCTAGTAACTTAATTACGTGCTCTCAAACAATTTATGTGTGGTTGATGTGATATGTCGGTTCAGCTATCTGGGCTCCGTTTTTACAAAACTTGCGACCGTAAATCTTTTCGGTCTTAAGGAATGATAATGGACGTGTAAAACTTAAGCACAATCAtttatattaaactttttcaattttaagtaCGATTTACTGGTATgaagttaaaatatttagtaattCTGAACAACGAACattaaagtctttaaaaataattttgcaaaac is part of the Crassostrea angulata isolate pt1a10 chromosome 3, ASM2561291v2, whole genome shotgun sequence genome and encodes:
- the LOC128177979 gene encoding putative uncharacterized protein DDB_G0291812, which gives rise to MDGNPCNENDYRIQGILRKNNITDEDVENWFQRKAKIKDVVLSVSLTVWRKSLDQRFPSSVDAFIFAHNKNHSIAIEIQNHFKKILFQLEPKIEIFSKESWTPVDNGSMHFKTNDGKEVSASLGFLVVTPEFCTEEWGTLSGQPFFQRAMYDKDVTIVPVLVNNPRHMKERIPLGIKCLRSVDFYNKDDIISQKTVDTFLKPAIKSRVNKEKEELRNQIYWLYWKVIAKLPEIKEYHYPWSYPQHKRSRMPSQDDSDYYSHSTYQSYSQQSSSPNGKGDQTTGQGFNSDSAYGSDERNSQWAESTGSAPCEDEDKTSLHSNQSADDMNDLPHAPSLNLRSLSESMSTVKSHKHRTHSPLYRDIGEQRSSNGTSSSQDETDVKRQFSHTTKPNTPKTTSSCSNSDFSIQNSTKSNALFNTKTASEHRLPVAVEVECNNLLTLSSHNSSINIPSTDIQDASEVPNSNLSSRSSSIDQRNRSNRRETTQNEFKQSPTPQPINVSNTLWNSHSITSSNIHRPAFNHGHPQPQPLQVQIDKLPSVDLTSGDMSTSEPPSNHSAMSRRSVSNSFHPPPSPHEIFINSFPSDVEETSTSNLASAKTAPLSARDVTHCFVSAPSSGYWDSQREKMVNVVKPFSSLNHHHEDEDDDDDEDDVIRNDFSPPDAHAEETFVKQ